The Nicotiana tomentosiformis chromosome 2, ASM39032v3, whole genome shotgun sequence genome includes the window CTTCgccctatcatccgagcgcaaatggtcaagccgaatcaacgaacaaagtaattatacaaaatctcaaaaagagattggaagcagctaAGGGTAAATGGCCCGAGGAACTGCCTGGAGTACTATGGGCGTACCGAAAAATGGCCAAATCGAGCACAGGAGAGACTCTCTTCTCTCTTGTATACGGAGTAGAAGCCTTGATCCCAGTGGAAGTAGAGGAGCCTACCTTGAGATACTTCCAGGCAAATGAAGGAGCAAATAACAAAGAAATATTAGTCAATTTGGAGTTGCTCGATGAGCGCCGAGAGTTGGCGTATATAAGGATGGCAactcaaaagcagagaatagagagatattataatcaaagaaccaacctccgttatttcaaagtgggagacttggttctatggaaagtaactcaaaacacccgagaACTCAATGCAGGAAAGCTAGGTaaacatgggaaggcccctaccgagtTTCATCTAtcaccgggaaaggttcatacgagttggagaatcaagatggagaaaGGTTGTCAagaactggaacgtggcacacctcaaaaggtactattgctgatgaacatcacATGTACTAAAagtacgtgttgtactctttttcccttcatccagtttttgtcccaattgggtttttctagcaaggtttttaacgaggcaacaacggaaagcatactacgaagaaagtTTCAAcaacagcaataagaccttttaaTATCAAGGCACACAAGCGAAGAACTACTCCGGAgcagttagataatcttttgctcggtAGAAAagttcccaccgggaagttaagtttgctatcgaaCAAAGGCTACCCGACCGTTTACAAGTGCAAGCCACTAGGGGATTattagatagtctttggctcgatagcataaattcctaagggaaaGTGAAGTTGTTACCGCactgaagattatctagcaattcattagtggaatccTCGAAGATGCAAAACTTCCAGTGTTCAAATTCACATTATTCGCATTCGAACATTGGGggtggaatgatatgaggatacggcaacaatgactgccacgttGACCGGAATACGAAAATCGGAaacatagttgtatcatcgggaACGGGGACTGCACGGCCATAAGAAACGACAAATTCTTTTTAGCATAATGAATGCtcatgtactttttgaaaatggaaggaataaagtaaagttctTTTATTTCtctcttgtttcttgtctgaacaatgaaatgattttgtcatttgaaagttaaacatgTACTTCAAGTGTTAATGccataatgaacatgagacgtcctcttcaagagcaccgtaaacataagagggtcctctcttatgaaaaccctcacgataaagggttgatttcggaagaacttgTGCGCGAAATCCTAATGCTTTCAaggaaaaatacacccaaagccttgcataatcgGACGCAAATAATAAAATTTGCGCAAAACACTTAAGCAAGATAAAACGCAAAGATTaaacttgcataaatgttcaaacaaaAGAATGCATAAAGACTCatgcaatacttgagcaaaaggtATTTTTATTTACAATAAATGTGCCAAAATGGCATAAGTAGAAAAGTtgggaaaagaaatgaaaagctAAGCTACTGCATCTCCGGAACCCGGAGAAAGAGAAGCATCCGCGCCCCTAGGGGAAGTGGGTAGATCTGTCGCCGACTCAATATCTTGACCCTCATCATTTTGTCCTTCAACATCTTCGCCTTCCGGTTCCTCTTCAGTTCCAGGATTCAGAACCGGAACCAGAAGAACCGAAAGTATCACGCCTAGCCGGAAGACCCCTTTAAGCAGCTGACTCCAGCTCACGGGCTTTagcgatttcggcatcaaagtcgaTGACACCCACtttagcctcttccaaggtttttctcctcatgctatacataacatatattttttcaacaacgagggaagtctCTCagtgcttgagttcttctttaagttggtcAACCTCAGCAGAAAGATTTTCCCGTACGGATCTAACGGACCGTAGTCTAACATAGAGGGCACATACAGTAGAGCTGAAAAGTCTGTTATTCTCAATGGTcctcttatacttctcctccagtTTGGCATATTTCACCCCGGCAGCAACAAGCTCTTcggttttggagttcaaggttgcCTCCAAATTAGTTAATCTTTCAGCGGAGGTAGCCTCGcgatcggatgcagcaagaacgacactATGGACTTAAACCCATTTGGCCCTagcctcttcaaattgaaccctcaACGGGGCGATCACTTGGCTAAGGGTCtctacttcttgctcgctttgctgcaaacgagcctccaacaCAACAGCCTCAACAGCTTTGGCTTCCAGCCTTAGATGTGAGCAACAATTTGGTCCCGCtaggccaaaagttgatcccgctcaGACGTAAGTTCCTCATTTTCCCGAATCAACCTTTGGAGGCCACCGGAAGCAAGGAAATTTGCCTGCGAAACAAGAAAGACAAACTTAAAATGCTACTAAATCATAGATAGAAGAAATGACAAAGGGAATGTAGAGTATACCGCTGCGGTGttgtgcatagcattgttcaacaagaaATCTCCCGAGAAAGCATGTATCTTTTTccaatctttttctgaagccaaaggtttggcttcagatagttagcaagttccatCGGCCGGGACAGTAGATTGCACCCACTAGAGACCGAGAGAGTAAAGCTCCTCCTCCTTTGCGGATCTTCTGAGGGAGTGActtaattttgccccaaattcccatgaactggggactggagGAGAGGAACATCATCTTCTCGGACAGATACGGTCGGTGGAGATGTCATAGCAGTTGCTGGTGGGAGAGTcggtgaagaaggagatgaagctgatggcatTGAAAgatgagaagtggttgcggtAAGCGCAACGCTGGGTGTTGGTTGCTCGTCATTCGAAGACGGCAAAGACCCGGTACTCAACCTCATAATACCGGGCGCAGATATTGGGATCCGGAAACGAGAAttggcattttccaccatctCAACCCCCCCCCGAGCGCCGAGGCAtctcctcggttggtgtaactaactcaacagattgagcagTCTGTTGAGTTGAGGAAGGTCGTCGTCTTCTGTGTAGAGAAGCCCTCTCATCGTTGGTTTctccatcatcatcaatcatcatggTATCTATGGTCGGCCCGGGAGGAGGGCTCGTCACCACGACTTTCGAA containing:
- the LOC138904644 gene encoding uncharacterized protein, whose translation is MAVHEVGDGYSQTTAAGPLFRIPKEIECDNGPQFIGAKVTKFLEDLKIKRITSSPYHPSANGQAESTNKVIIQNLKKRLEAAKGKWPEELPGVLWAYRKMAKSSTGETLFSLVYGVEALIPVEVEEPTLRYFQANEGANNKEILVNLELLDERRELAYIRMATQKQRIERYYNQRTNLRYFKVGDLVLWKVTQNTRELNAGKLGKHGKAPTEFHLSPGKVHTSWRIKMEKGCQELERGTPQKFLSQLGFSSKVFNEATTESILRRKFQQQQ